The sequence CCATTGTTGTTAACTCCACTCTTTCCTCCTATGTAGCAAATCAGGCATCTTCTGGGGCTGGGGGTCAGCCCAATATCACCAAGTTGATTATTACCAAACAGATGTTGCCCTCTTCTATTACTATGTCTCAAGGAGGGATGGTTACTGTTATCCCAGCCACAGTGGTGACCTCCCGGGGGATCCAACTAGGCCAGACCAGTACAGCCACTATCCAGCCCAGTCAACAAGCCCAGATTGTCACTCGGTCAGTGTTGCAGGCAGCGGCAGCAGCTGCAGCTTCTATGCAACTGCCTCCACCCCGACTACAACCCCCTCCATTGCAACAGATGCCTCAGCCCCCCACTCAGCAGCAAGTGACCATTCTGCAACAGCCTCCCCCACTTCAGGCCATGCAACAGCCTCCACCTCAGAAAGTTCGAATCAATTTACAGCAGCAGCCACCTCCTCTGCAGATCAAGATTGTGCCTCCACCCACTTTGAAAATGCAGACTACCTTAGTCCCACCAGCTGTGGAAAGTAGTCCTGAGCGGCCTATGAACAACAGCCCTGAGGCCCATACAGTGGAGGAAACCTCCCCTGAGACAATCTGTGAGATGATCACGGATGTAGTTCCCGAGGTAAGCCTCTGTTTTTAAGTCTTTCTCTAGACCagtataaaagtttaatttttcgGTTGATCCAATAAAGGTGGAGGTTGCTGCTAGCATTTAATGCCTGGCAACCAGGAGTACAGACATCCTGTAGCAGTTCCCTGTGACTGTGACTTGTCCTACCCACAACAATCTGTAGTGTTCTTGTGAGAAATATTTAGGAGGGTCTGCTGTCCCAGACCACTCCTTAACTAAGTTGAAGTCATACTGCCATTCTACTAGAGGGAACACAGGCTAAGCATAGAGTTAGCAGGTGTCTATCCAAGGATCCTAAACTTTGGAGATAAAAGTTCTTCCATATCTCTTGCCTTTCGCCTGCTTAGCTTGATGTTTTAAGTGGGAGGATGGACAGGGGATATAGCTAGAAAAAAATTGGTTCATATCATGGAGTCTTTCCAAAGAGACACAGACAGGTGCCACTTACCCTAGTTTTAACTTGTACATCACCAGTAGtcactttaaataaaatgtgagtCTGTTTTGAGACTCTAGCTCCACAATTAATGAAGcaatcattttaaagaaaaatccgccccccccccatcagcagAAACTGTGAATCTCCCTTTTTCTAATGGCACCACATTTTGTCTTCTCTTAGTCCTCCCAATCTTAGTTGAGGTAACCCAGACACTATGCACATTGTACTTTTGACATtttcaaaggaatattattcaagtGTGGAACAAAGTCAGTGACAGATGAAATTAAAGAGTACTAGCATGTGGCCAGCATTCCATTAATGGGAAGAATCTTCATGTCAGTCTGCTTGACAAAGTTCTAAAGCTGCATAAAGAAAGGGAGACCAGGAACTCCTCTATTAGAATTCTGCCTCCATATGTGAAGGACTGTAATACCTACTGCTCCACTGGGTTCCAGAATGCATTTGACTAGCTGGTTAGGTAAGTAGTAATCTAATTCATTTTTggtgctctcttcctctcacagGTGGAGTCTCCGTCtcaaatggatgttgaattgGTGAGTGGGTCTCCTGTGACACTCTCACCCCAGCCTCGCTGTGTGAGGTCCGGTTGTGAGAATCCTCCTGTTGTGAGTAAGGACTGGGACAATGAGTACTGCAGCAATGAATGTGTGGTGAAGCATTGCAGGTGAGCTTATAGTTCCCCTTTGTAGAATTCGGATATGACTTAAGTTAACTGTGTTAGACACGGTAACCCCGAGCATGGGATCAGGATCACCTGATCTTAAGTAGACTAGACTGCTATACCGATGTCTGATTGTAGAGGCTACTGGAAAAGTTCCCCTGCTTAAGGAGCTTACTTACATTTGCCATGTAGACAAAGATGATATAATTAACAGTTTTCGCTTTTTGCTTATATCACATTGTTACAGATGTTCTTTAACATTTAGTTACATATGCCCTTTTAAAAATGACGCCACAATAAGCTGTTAGTGACTGTGAATATTAGCTTAGTATCTCCTTAGATCAAATCCGACCTCTCAGGGAATTAGAATTTGAGGAGGAATGATAAGTGGTAAGTAGCACAATAAAGTGCTAAGTGTGGcaggagtgggagcaggggagaggttcTGAAGATTTTGCCCATCTCCCTAGTTTTCCTGGGATTTACCTATACCCATGAAACAAAGCATTGGTATTTCCTGAGTCAAATCCTGTTCAGTAAATTAGGATTGCCTGAACCTATCTTTTAGGCCCACTGCCCTTATATTCCTATTGGGTGATACCATCTCTTCTTAATGCTATAGGAAATTATCCAGGAAGTTATTTATGACAGAGTTCAAAATGACTgtatctttacatatatatatatatatatatatatatatctatatctctggGCTGTAATTCTGAGtttatgtgtctctttttctctcttagggATGTCTTCTTGGCCTGGGTAGCCTCTAGAAATTCAAATACAGTGGTATTTGTCAAATAGTCCTCCCTGTTCTCCAAGCCAGTGAAGACTTACCTGCTGGGAACATGTTTAAGAgcctctttttaaaacacaagctGGGCTTCTGGTAGTGCCTGATCTCAACCCATGATGTCATTCGTGCTTCTCCCCTTTCCTGTCTCTTCAGCCGGGGCCATACTATGGAGCAAGGCCACTGAGTTTGCTGTAATCTGGAATTGCTTTTTACTTTCAAGTACAAGCACACATAGCAGTGATAACAGCAAAGGGTGAAGGGTATATGAACAAGCAGAACATAgggagggctggtgggggggtggggggaggattgTTTGAGGAAACTTGGTGTAATTGTCATAGGACTTGCCtaaacaattattaaaatgatgGGAGCACACTCAGCTTTGAGCCTAGGAGAATCCATTTTAAAGGGGATAAAAAATTGCATTAGAAGTTACCTCTTAAACAGGAATATTGCTGTCacatctattatatatattactttgAGAAAAGTTCTCAACAGAACAGGCACATTGGGCTGTGGGGAAAATACCATCGTGTAggagtttcttatttatttctctttacaaatattatttctgtaGTCCATGATCCTCCTCACAGTTTGAGTGTAAAAGGCACAACTCTATATCCTTAATATAAGAGGTTTTACTAAAGTCTAAAGTTGTGTTCACTTGTGTTtgataaaatatcttttaaaagataagttAGAGATGTTTTCACTTACATAATACATAGGCTAATTATCTGTACACCCTAGGTTTTCAGTTAAATCTAATCTAAGATGTGCTTGTCTCATTTTCCTTggaaataagctaaaaaaaaaaaaaaggacgagCAAAGCCATAGTCATAAcagaataaacaaatgtttagaGCATGAAGGCCCTAATAATGATAACCTTAAGTAAAATCAAATCTTACCTTGAGAAATGCTGTCCCAGAGAACCCCCTTCTTGATTACGATGTTCACGTAGTACTAACTGCTAATCACTTTGATCCTATGCAGTATAatcaacattttaatgttttctatccATACATTGATTTAGTTTGAACCCTTACAACAACCCAGTGAGGTAGGTAGTATTCCCAGCTTACTTATAAGAAATACTGAGGTAAGTTACACAAGATCACACACTGTTAAGTTGAACAGCCAGATTTTGACCTTGAAATCCCAACTACAatacaaacttttatttaaataaggaaaaaagctATTGTACAAATATTACTCTTCAGGTACAGCCTGCAGAGCCATGGCTGTAGATGCTCAGCTCTGTAAGAAGTGCGTCTATAGATTTTTAGGTTTAGAGATGATACCATCTGGATACCTTTGCTTGAACCTGGCAACCACATCTGGATCTAGTAGGTGGATCCCATCCAGTT comes from Panthera tigris isolate Pti1 chromosome B3, P.tigris_Pti1_mat1.1, whole genome shotgun sequence and encodes:
- the TOX4 gene encoding TOX high mobility group box family member 4 isoform X2 — encoded protein: MEFPGGNDNYLTITGPSHPFLSGAEDLDHSIGTQYSANPPVTIDVPMTDMTSGLMGHSQLTTIDQSELSSQLGLSLGGGTILPPAQSPEDRLSTTPSPTSSLHEDGVEDFRRQIPSQKTVVVEAGKKQKAPKKRKKKDPNEPQKPVSAYALFFRDTQAAIKGQNPNATFGEVSKIVASMWDSLGEEQKQVYKRKTEAAKKEYLKALAAYKDNQECQATVETVELDPVPPSQTPSPPPMATVDPASPAPASTEPPALSPSIVVNSTLSSYVANQASSGAGGQPNITKLIITKQMLPSSITMSQGGMVTVIPATVVTSRGIQLGQTSTATIQPSQQAQIVTRSVLQAAAAAAASMQLPPPRLQPPPLQQMPQPPTQQQVTILQQPPPLQAMQQPPPQKVRINLQQQPPPLQIKIVPPPTLKMQTTLVPPAVESSPERPMNNSPEAHTVEETSPETICEMITDVVPEVESPSQMDVELVSGSPVTLSPQPRCVRSGCENPPVVSKDWDNEYCSNECVVKHCRDVFLAWVASRNSNTVVFVK